From one Gammaproteobacteria bacterium genomic stretch:
- the gcvH gene encoding glycine cleavage system H protein, producing MIEAFGDYRYTKTHEWVRREEDGSVTVGITAHAEELLGDMVYVQLPGVGQVLAAEEECGVVESVKAASDIYCPLAGEVVAVNMALDVSPESINKDPYGDGWILRLRPADPADFDALLDRTAYSTLVAEEEH from the coding sequence ATGATCGAGGCATTTGGCGATTATCGATATACCAAAACCCACGAATGGGTTCGTCGCGAAGAGGATGGGAGTGTGACCGTAGGTATCACTGCCCATGCCGAAGAACTTTTGGGCGATATGGTCTACGTCCAATTGCCCGGGGTTGGTCAGGTTCTTGCGGCAGAGGAGGAATGCGGGGTAGTGGAGTCGGTAAAAGCCGCCTCTGATATCTATTGCCCTTTGGCCGGAGAAGTCGTGGCGGTTAATATGGCCTTAGACGTATCTCCCGAGTCAATCAATAAGGATCCTTATGGAGATGGTTGGATCCTACGTTTGCGTCCCGCCGACCCCGCTGATTTCGATGCGCTCCTAGATCGCACCGCCTACTCTACCCTGGTGGCGGAAGAAGAGCATTGA
- a CDS encoding NTP_transf_2 domain-containing protein: MRLTEIQQAAIRSTVAETFGDGANVWLFGSRVDDTQRGGDIDLLIETDQTDPRLVADAELHFLTKLNRRIGEQKIDVLVDYPVRQWRPPIFSIAKRTGIRL; encoded by the coding sequence ATGCGACTCACTGAAATCCAGCAAGCCGCGATTCGTTCTACCGTCGCTGAAACCTTCGGCGACGGGGCGAATGTTTGGCTGTTTGGTTCACGGGTAGACGATACCCAACGCGGTGGCGATATCGACCTGTTGATTGAAACCGATCAGACCGACCCAAGGCTCGTGGCCGATGCGGAGCTGCATTTCCTGACGAAGCTCAACAGGAGGATTGGGGAGCAGAAAATTGATGTATTGGTAGATTATCCGGTGCGTCAATGGCGTCCTCCCATTTTTTCCATTGCTAAACGAACCGGTATTCGTTTGTAG
- the gcvT gene encoding aminomethyltransferase has protein sequence MSSRTPLYEQHLAAKAKVVDFAGWEMPLHYGSQLDEHHRVRRAAGMFDVSHMTVVDLRGSRVQEFLRWLLANDVARLNLPGKALYSCLLNPWGEVLDDLIAYFMTEDWFRLVVNAATRSKDLAWIRARAAEVGGVEVQERTDLAMVAVQGPEARGQVLAVLSDSNGLATAAEGLVAFQGVAGDGEKADWFVARTGYTGEDGFEVILPTASAPGFWEALRAAGVAPCGLGARDTLRLEAGMNLYGNDMDETVTPLESGLSWTVAFNPPDRDFIGRAALESQRKAGVSQKLVGLVLQGRGVMRHGQAVQVPGVGGGIITSGGFSPTLEQSIALARVPLATSTECQVEIRGQWLSARVVKPPFVRFGKSQL, from the coding sequence TTGAGCAGCAGGACTCCGCTTTATGAGCAGCACTTAGCCGCTAAGGCAAAGGTGGTGGATTTCGCCGGCTGGGAGATGCCGTTGCATTATGGTTCCCAACTCGATGAACACCATCGAGTACGCCGTGCCGCAGGGATGTTTGATGTCTCCCACATGACGGTAGTGGACTTACGCGGTTCACGGGTACAGGAGTTTCTGCGCTGGTTGTTGGCCAATGACGTGGCCCGATTAAATCTACCCGGCAAGGCCCTCTATTCGTGCCTGTTGAATCCTTGGGGTGAGGTATTGGACGATCTCATCGCCTACTTTATGACCGAGGACTGGTTCCGGCTGGTGGTCAATGCAGCTACCCGTAGTAAGGACTTGGCCTGGATCAGGGCGCGGGCTGCCGAGGTTGGGGGTGTGGAGGTGCAGGAGCGAACTGACCTGGCCATGGTGGCGGTCCAGGGTCCCGAGGCCCGAGGGCAGGTACTTGCCGTCTTGTCTGACTCTAACGGGCTTGCTACTGCGGCAGAGGGGCTCGTTGCCTTCCAGGGGGTCGCCGGTGACGGTGAAAAGGCGGATTGGTTCGTTGCCCGTACCGGCTATACCGGCGAGGACGGTTTCGAGGTGATACTTCCGACTGCTAGTGCTCCCGGTTTTTGGGAGGCATTGCGTGCCGCCGGGGTTGCTCCCTGCGGTTTAGGGGCCCGCGACACCCTGCGCCTGGAGGCTGGCATGAATCTTTATGGTAATGACATGGACGAGACAGTGACTCCCTTGGAATCAGGTCTCTCTTGGACCGTTGCCTTTAATCCCCCTGATCGCGATTTTATTGGCCGTGCAGCCTTAGAATCCCAACGTAAGGCCGGGGTCTCGCAAAAATTGGTGGGATTAGTTTTACAGGGACGGGGGGTGATGCGCCATGGTCAAGCGGTGCAAGTGCCGGGGGTTGGTGGTGGAATAATCACCAGCGGTGGATTCTCCCCCACTTTGGAGCAATCGATTGCCCTTGCCCGAGTGCCCCTCGCTACCTCCACGGAGTGTCAGGTGGAGATTCGTGGTCAATGGTTATCAGCCCGGGTGGTGAAACCTCCTTTTGTGCGTTTTGGCAAATCACAGTTGTAA